TACGGTCCGCTGGGTGCGGCGCAGCTCGCTGACGTCGCGCAGGACCGCCCACATCGAGGCGGTGGAGCCGTCGGCGTCGAGCACGGGCTCGCCCATCATGTGCACAGTGCGGGCGGTGCCGTTGGTACGCAGGATGCGGAACTCGCCGTCGATCGGCTTCCCCTCGATGAGGCAGTCCGTCACCATCCTGGTGAGCATGGCCTGGTCATCGGTGTGCACGACGGACGGGAGTTCGTCGAGGGTCAGCGGGGGTGCGTCGGGGCTGCGGCCGAGGATCTGGAACAGCTCCCCGGACCAGCTCGCCTCGTCGGTGAGGAGATTCCACTCGGCGCTGCCCACGCGGCTGAGCAGGGAACCGCTCGGCGGCTCGGCAGGCGCACAGTCGCGGGCCTCGGGGATCAGCGAATCCACGGTCGGGCGCGGTGGCCCGTCGCGCAGCTGCGCCAAGTGCTTGTCGAGATCGCTGAGTTGGTGCACGGCGAGCTCGTAGAGGGCGCGCTGCCAGCGTCGCTCGGGGTCGCCGTCGTCCGAAATGGCCTCGCGGCGCACGGCGTCGACATCACCGAGCAGCCGACGCGTCTGCGTGATCAGCGCGTCGACCGAACCGTGCTCCGGCGGCTGGGCGGCGGGGCGGTCCGCGAAGACATGGGGAGGCATGACGTACTCCGATACAGGCGCGGCACGACCAAGACTGACGGAAGGACCGGTAATGACTGTTGCACAGCCGGACAGGCCCCGTAAGGGGTTTGGCAACACCCGGTGCGGTGATGCTTCTGGCATATACCTGAGTCCTCCCGGGCGTCCGGTTCAGGCGCGGAGCCACACCGCCGTGTCCCGTGGGAGTCGCCCCTCGTCGTCCAAGGGGCCACTGGCCAGCAGAAGACGTGAATGGGCCGGGAGCGGAGCGGCCGGATCGGAGAAGTTGACGACGCAGACCAGGCCCTCGCCCCGGGCAAGAGCCAGTACGCCAGGGGAACTTGGGAGCCAGCGCATCGGCCCGTCGCCGAATCCCGGCTCCGTGCGGCGCAGGCGAAGTGCCTCGCGGTAGAGCGACAGCATCGAGCCCGGATCGGTGTCCTGCCGATGGGCCGCGTACGTCCCCCAGTCCGCCGGCTGCGGCAGCCAGGGCTCCCCGGCTGACCCGAAGCCGTACGAGGGTCCGTCCTGCGTCCAGGGCAGGGGCACGCGGCAGCCGTCGCGGCCCGGGTCGGTGCCGCCGGAGCGGAAGTGCATAGGGTCCTCGATGCGGCCGGGCGGAACCTCCGCCTCGGGCAGGCCCAGCTCCTCTCCCTGGTAGAGGTAGACGGCCCCCGGCAGGGCCAGCGACAGCAGCGCCGCCGCGCGCGCCCTGCGGGTGCCGAGCGCCAGGTCCGTGGGCGTGCCGAAGCGCTTCGACGCGAAGGCGAACGTGGTGTCCGTCCGGCCGTAGCGGGTCACCGTCCGCGTCACGTCGTGGTTGCACAGGACCCAGGTCGCGGGAGCCCCCACCGGCGCGTGGTGGGCGAGCGTCATGTCGATGGACTCGCGCAGTTCCGACGCATCCCATGGGCGTGACAGGAAGTCGAAGTTGAAGGCCGTGTGCAGCTCGTCGGGGCGCAGATAGCGGGAGAAGCGCTCGGGGTCGGGGACCCACAGCTCCCCGATGAGCACGCCGTCGTACTCGTCGGCGACGGCCCGCCAGGAGCGGTAGATCGTGTGCAGCTCGTCGCGGTCCACATAGCCGCTCGTGTCGTCCTCGGCGGCGTCGGCGAGTGCCGGGTCCTTGGCGAGGAGTGCCGCCGAGTCGACGCGTACGCCCGATGCGCCGCGCTGGAACCAGAACCGCAGCACCTCCTCGTGTTCGTGACGCACCGTGGGGTGCGCCCAGTTGAGGTCCGGCTGCTCGGGCGTGAACAGATGCAGGTACCACTCGCCGTCGGGGACGCGGGTCCAGGTCTCGCCGGCGAACTGGGACGGCCAGTTGTTGGGAGGCAGTTCGCCGTGCGCGCCCCGGCCGGGCCGGAAGTGGAACAGCTCGCGCTCGGGGCTGCCCGGACCCGCCGCGAGCGCGGCCCTGAACCAGGCGTGCCGGTCGGAGACATGGTTGGGCACGACGTCGACGATGACGCGGATGCCGAGGTCACGCGCCTCCTCGATGAGCTTCTCCGCCTCGGCGAGCGTGCCGAACGACGGGTCGATCGCCCGGTAGTCGGCCACGTCGTAGCCGCCGTCCGCCATCGGGGAGCGGTACCAGGGGGTGAACCAGATCGCGTCGATCCCCAGGCGGGCCAGGTGGCCCAGCCGGGCTCTGACCCCCGCGAGATCGCCCGTCCCGTCTCCGTCGCCGTCGGCGAAGCTGCGTACGTACACCTGGTAGATGGCGGCGGAACGCCACCAGTCGCCGGTGTCTGGGGTATGGGGGGCTGCCACGTAGTGGTCCTTTCGGGCAGGAGGGCGTGCCGGGGCGCGCCGTCACGGAGGCGGCGTACGGGGAGGGGCGGCGGGCGATCAGCCCTTGAGGCCGCCCGCGGTGAGACCGCTCATGATGTTGCGCTGGAACAGCAGGAAGAGGATCAGGGTCGGCAGCGAGGCGATGGTGAGGGCGGCGATCAGCCAGTTCTCAGGAACGCCGCTGGCCAGCGAGTAGATGCCGACGTTCAGGGTCTGCTTGCCGGGGTCGGGCAGCGTCAGCATCGGCCAGAGGAAGTCCTTCCACACGCCGACGACCGCGAAGATGGAGACGACGCCCAGGATGGGCCGCGAGATGGGCAGTACCACGGACCGCAGGGTCCGCAGCGCGGACGCCCCGTCGATGGACGCCGCGTCAAGCAGCTCCTGCGGGATCGAGTCGAAGAACCGCTTGAGCAGGAAGATGTTGAAGGCGTTGGTGACGGACGGCAGCCAGATCACCCAGGGGCTGTTGAGCAGATTACGCTCGAAGATCGGCACGTCGAGGACGGTCAGGTACTGCGGCACGACCAGGACCGTCGCCGGGATCATCAGCGTCGCCAGCATCATGCCGAGGATGACGTTGCCGAACAGGGGCCGCAGCTTGGACAGCGAGTAGGCCGCTGCGACGTCGAGGACGAGCTGGAAGGCGAGCGCGCCGAACGCGTAGTACAGCGTGTTGCCGAGCAGCTTCGCCAGATCCATCACCCGCCACGCGTCCCGGTAGTTGCCGGGGTGCACGCTGGTGGGTACGAGCGTCGGCGGGGACTTGACGAACTCCTGCGTGGTCTTGAGGCCGCCGCTGACCATCCAGTACATCGGCCCCAGGAAGACCAGCGTGAAGAGGACCATCACCAGGGCGAAGACGACCCAGTAGACGACCTTGCCGCGCCGCCTGCCGAGCTGGGCCGGTGAGATCAGAGTCCGGGGACGCATCGTGTCGGTGGCCATGTGAACTCCCGTGCGGGTCAGTCTTCTTGGGGGCGGCTGAGGCGTACGTACACCGCGGAGAACCCCGCGAGCAGGACGAGCAGGACCAGGCCGAGCGCTGCCGCGCCGCCGTAGTTGTTGAAGTTGAAGGCGTACTGGTAGATGAGGTAGACGACGGTCATGGTGGAGCCCTCGGGCCCCGCGCCGTTGGTGAGCAGGAACGGCTCGGTGAAGACCTGCATCGTGGCGATGATCTGCATGAGGAACATCAGCGAGAGGATCAGCCTCGTCTGAGGGATCGTCACATGCCAGATCTTGCGCCAGAGTCCCGCGCCGTCCAGCTCCGCCGCCTCGTAGAGCTCGCCGGGGATGCCCTGGAGGGCGGCGAGATAGATCAGGGTCGCGCCGCCCATGTTCATCCAGGTCGCCGCGATGACCACGGAGATCATCGCCGTACTCGTGGACTGCAGCCACTGCTGGTCAGGTATCCCGAAGATGCCGAGGATCCGGTTGAACAGGCCGTAGCCGGGGTCGTAGAAGTACTTGAAGAGCAGGACCGAGGCGACCGGCGGAAGCATGACCGGAAGGTAGACGAGCATCCTCAAGTAGCCCTGGCCGTGCCGGAATTCATTGAGCAGGACCGCCACGAGGAACGGCACCGCGAACCCCAGCACGAGCGCGAGTCCCGTGAACAGGAGGGTGTTGCGCCAGGCCTGCCAGAAGGCCGGGTCGTTGAAGACGTAGGAGAGGTTGGACCAGCCGGCCCAGGTGGTCCTGCCGTCCTTGTTCTTCTGGAAGGCCAGGAAGAACTCCCTGACCATCGGATACCAGGAGAAGAAGGAGAAGCAGAGCACCGCGCCGATCAGGAAGCCGTGGGCGGAGAGATTGCGCTTCACCGCTCGGGCCAACGAGCCGCGCCGCTCGGGGAGGTGATGCGGCGCGCGGGCGGACGCCGGCGAGCTCTTGGACAGCGTGGGGGCCGACATGGTCGCTCCTCGGGGTGCAGGTGCCGTGGGCTACTGGTTGGCCAGCACCTGGTTGACCTGCTGCTCCGCGGTGGCGAGCAGCTTGTCGATGTCGGCGTTGCGGTTGGTGAGGACGCCCGACATCACGTTGTCGAGGACCTTGTAGACCTCCTGCGCCTTCGGCGGCTCCGCCTTGCCGGGTACCGGATTGTCCAGGAACGGCTTGAAGTTCTCGACGGGCATCGTCGCGTTCTCCGTGCGGGACGCGAGGTCCTCGGCCTTGGTGTCACCGGTGAAGAAGTTCGGCTGCGGCAGGCCCACGGGCAGCTTGTCAGCCTTGGTGCGGTCCCACTGGAACTGACCCTTGCCCGGGGTGAGGTTCTTGAAGTTCAGCCAGGCGACGGCCGCCTTGATCTTGTCGGGCGACGAGCCCTTCTTGATCATGTAGTCGTTGCCGCCGAAGAGCGTGGCCTTGCCGCCGGGGATCGGACCCATGCCGAAGTTCTCGTAGTCGGCGCCCAGTTGCTGGACCATGTACGTGATGTCGTCGGGCGCGGCGAGGAACATGCCCAGCTTGTCGGAGGCGATCTGCTTCTGGAGGTCGCCCCACTTCAGCAGTTGCGTCTTGCCCATGCTGTCGTCCTTCCAGCGCATGTCGTGCAGCTGCTGGGCGACCTGCTTGCCGGTGGCGTCGTTGAACGCGGCCTTCTTGCCGTCGGCGGAGACGACGTCGGCCCCGAGGCCGTACATCGCGGCGGTGAAGTGCCAGCCGCCGGTGTTCTCCGCGCTGTACTCGCCGTAGCCCGAGATGCCGTTGCCGAGGCCGGCGATCTTCTTGGCGGCGGTGCGGACCTCTTCCCAGGTCGTCGGCGGCTTGTCCGGGTCGAGCCCGGCCCGCTCGAAGAGCTTGCGGTTGATCAGCAGGCCCATCGTGTAGTTGCTGGTGGGCAGCCCGTAGAGCTTGCCGTCCTTCTTCAGGACGCCGAGGACGTTCGGGTCGATGGAGTTCAGGGCCGGCACGGTCTTGGGTGTCACGTAGGCGGAGATGTCCTCGGCGCCGTTGTTGTCGAGCACCTGCTGGAGATCGGTGAAGTACGTGTAGAAGACGTCCGGTTGGGACTTCGCCTTGAGCTGGGCGGTGAAGCGGGCGGGCTCCTCGCACTGGCCCGGCGTCGACTTCCCGCTGATCGTGACGTTCGGGTACTTCTTGTTGAACTCCTTGACGTCCTCTTTCCACTCCCTGAGCTCGGCCGCCTTCGCCGCCGGCGGCATGCAGTCGATGGTGAGCGTGACCTTGGTCTTCGGATCCAGCGGAGCCGAAATGCCGGCCTTCGAGCCGCCGCCCGACCCACTGTTGTCGTCGCTGCTGCTGGTGCCGCAGGCGGCGAGGGAGGTCAGGGTGAGCACGGCGGCGACCGCGGCCGCGGAGGTACGGCGGGTAGGGCGGAACCAGGAGCTTCTCATCGGTGGTCCCCTTCGGGCATGAGCATGGAGGGCCCACGGCTGACGACAACCGCAGGAAGGCCTACGGCTATCGAGCAGCCGGGGCGCGGCACACTCAACCACCGCGAACAGGTACCCGCAAGATGTTGTGCAGACTCCGCAAAAAACTGACTATGCCACGGTTGTGCGGGACGGAGCCTGTGCCGTGGAGCCGCGCACCACCAGTTCGGGCTCGAACAGCAGCTCACCGGGCGTCACCGAGCCGCCCTGGATCTGCGTGACGAGCAGCTCGACGGCGGCCCGGCCCATCGCCTCGATCGGCTGGCGCACGGTGGTGAGGGGCGGTTCCGTGCAATTCATGAACGCCGAGTCGTCGTAGCCGACCACCGAGATTTCGTCGGGCACGCGCAGGCCCTCACGTCGTGCGGCCCGCACCGCGCCGAGCGCCAGCGGGTCGCTCGCGCAGATGATTCCCGTGATGCCGCGCCGCATGAGGCGCGCCGCCGCCGCGTGGCCGCCCTCCAGCGAGAACATGGCCCGCTCGACGGCGTCCTCGGGCAGCGTCCCGCCGGCTGCCCGCACCACGCCCCGCGCGGCGGCGAGTTTGCGCATCGACGGCACATGGTCGTCCGGGCCGAGCACGAGTCCGATGCGTTCGTGGCCGAGCGAGGACAGATGCCGCCAGGCCTGCTCGACCGCGACGGCGTCGTCACACGCGACACAGGGGAAACCGAGGTCCTCGATCGCCGCGTTCACAAGGACGACGGGGACCTTGCGTTCCGAGAGCAGTCGGTAGTGCTCGTGGCGGGCGTCCGCCTGGGCGAACTGGCCGCCCGCGAACACCACGCCGGACACCTGCTGCTGGAGCAGCAGTTCCACATAGTCCGCCTCGGAGACGCCGCCATTGGTCTGGGTGCACAGGACGGGGGTGAGGCCCTGCTGGGCGAGCGCGCCGCCGATCACGTCCGCGAACGCGGGAAAGATCGGGTTCTGCAGCTCCGGCAGGACGAGCCCGACCAGGCGGGCGCGCTCGCCGCGCAGTTGGGTCGGCCGCTCGTAGCCCAGGACGTCCAGGGCCGTGAGCACGGCCTGCCGGGTGGCCTCCGAGACGCCGGGCTTGTTGTTGAGCACCCGGCTGACCGTCGCCTCGCTGACGCCGACCTTCTGTGCCACCTGAGCAAGTCTCCGTGTCATGGAACGCAAGATTAGCGCAAGAATTGCAGTCTGCTTGCGTAAGTTCGGTGAACGGTTGCCCAGGGCGCGGTGAGCAGGTTCTGAGAGGTGCTGACAGGCGCCCTGGGCAGGGAACGTATCCGTTCAGGGGATGGCGGCGTCAGCGCACGTCGCCCGTGGCCGGGTCGACGACCTTCTCCACGAGGAGTTCCAGGACCCGGCGGTCCTCGTCGGCCGTGGCGCGCGCGGCAGGGCCGCCCGGGTAGGTGTCGAACAGCACGTGCGTGGCGCCGAGTCCGGCCAGCGCGTGCAGGTCGCCGCGGACCTGGTCGAGACTGCCGTGGCCGAGCGGGCGCTCCTCGGTGTCGGGCCGTGCCCCGAGCGCGATCTGCAGCCGCGGCACGAGTGCCGGTACGGGCCGCCCGGCCTTCTCGGCCTCGGCGGCCAC
The DNA window shown above is from Streptomyces sp. NBC_01445 and carries:
- a CDS encoding glycoside hydrolase family 13 protein, whose product is MAAPHTPDTGDWWRSAAIYQVYVRSFADGDGDGTGDLAGVRARLGHLARLGIDAIWFTPWYRSPMADGGYDVADYRAIDPSFGTLAEAEKLIEEARDLGIRVIVDVVPNHVSDRHAWFRAALAAGPGSPERELFHFRPGRGAHGELPPNNWPSQFAGETWTRVPDGEWYLHLFTPEQPDLNWAHPTVRHEHEEVLRFWFQRGASGVRVDSAALLAKDPALADAAEDDTSGYVDRDELHTIYRSWRAVADEYDGVLIGELWVPDPERFSRYLRPDELHTAFNFDFLSRPWDASELRESIDMTLAHHAPVGAPATWVLCNHDVTRTVTRYGRTDTTFAFASKRFGTPTDLALGTRRARAAALLSLALPGAVYLYQGEELGLPEAEVPPGRIEDPMHFRSGGTDPGRDGCRVPLPWTQDGPSYGFGSAGEPWLPQPADWGTYAAHRQDTDPGSMLSLYREALRLRRTEPGFGDGPMRWLPSSPGVLALARGEGLVCVVNFSDPAAPLPAHSRLLLASGPLDDEGRLPRDTAVWLRA
- a CDS encoding carbohydrate ABC transporter permease; translation: MRPRTLISPAQLGRRRGKVVYWVVFALVMVLFTLVFLGPMYWMVSGGLKTTQEFVKSPPTLVPTSVHPGNYRDAWRVMDLAKLLGNTLYYAFGALAFQLVLDVAAAYSLSKLRPLFGNVILGMMLATLMIPATVLVVPQYLTVLDVPIFERNLLNSPWVIWLPSVTNAFNIFLLKRFFDSIPQELLDAASIDGASALRTLRSVVLPISRPILGVVSIFAVVGVWKDFLWPMLTLPDPGKQTLNVGIYSLASGVPENWLIAALTIASLPTLILFLLFQRNIMSGLTAGGLKG
- a CDS encoding carbohydrate ABC transporter permease, translated to MSAPTLSKSSPASARAPHHLPERRGSLARAVKRNLSAHGFLIGAVLCFSFFSWYPMVREFFLAFQKNKDGRTTWAGWSNLSYVFNDPAFWQAWRNTLLFTGLALVLGFAVPFLVAVLLNEFRHGQGYLRMLVYLPVMLPPVASVLLFKYFYDPGYGLFNRILGIFGIPDQQWLQSTSTAMISVVIAATWMNMGGATLIYLAALQGIPGELYEAAELDGAGLWRKIWHVTIPQTRLILSLMFLMQIIATMQVFTEPFLLTNGAGPEGSTMTVVYLIYQYAFNFNNYGGAAALGLVLLVLLAGFSAVYVRLSRPQED
- a CDS encoding extracellular solute-binding protein, producing MRSSWFRPTRRTSAAAVAAVLTLTSLAACGTSSSDDNSGSGGGSKAGISAPLDPKTKVTLTIDCMPPAAKAAELREWKEDVKEFNKKYPNVTISGKSTPGQCEEPARFTAQLKAKSQPDVFYTYFTDLQQVLDNNGAEDISAYVTPKTVPALNSIDPNVLGVLKKDGKLYGLPTSNYTMGLLINRKLFERAGLDPDKPPTTWEEVRTAAKKIAGLGNGISGYGEYSAENTGGWHFTAAMYGLGADVVSADGKKAAFNDATGKQVAQQLHDMRWKDDSMGKTQLLKWGDLQKQIASDKLGMFLAAPDDITYMVQQLGADYENFGMGPIPGGKATLFGGNDYMIKKGSSPDKIKAAVAWLNFKNLTPGKGQFQWDRTKADKLPVGLPQPNFFTGDTKAEDLASRTENATMPVENFKPFLDNPVPGKAEPPKAQEVYKVLDNVMSGVLTNRNADIDKLLATAEQQVNQVLANQ
- a CDS encoding LacI family DNA-binding transcriptional regulator; protein product: MTRRLAQVAQKVGVSEATVSRVLNNKPGVSEATRQAVLTALDVLGYERPTQLRGERARLVGLVLPELQNPIFPAFADVIGGALAQQGLTPVLCTQTNGGVSEADYVELLLQQQVSGVVFAGGQFAQADARHEHYRLLSERKVPVVLVNAAIEDLGFPCVACDDAVAVEQAWRHLSSLGHERIGLVLGPDDHVPSMRKLAAARGVVRAAGGTLPEDAVERAMFSLEGGHAAAARLMRRGITGIICASDPLALGAVRAARREGLRVPDEISVVGYDDSAFMNCTEPPLTTVRQPIEAMGRAAVELLVTQIQGGSVTPGELLFEPELVVRGSTAQAPSRTTVA